The genomic window TGTTAGGCCTCCCCGATGCTTTTATCGAACACGGCTCGCAGGGTTTGTTAAGAAAAAAACTCGGACTCGATGCGGAAGGCATCGCAAGAGAAGCCCTTGCGCTGATCGGCGACAAGAGAAAAATTTCAAAACAGGGTTAACTTCAAAATCCTGTCCATTCTATTTTTCCAATGAAAAAAATCCGGCTCGACCAATTGCTGTTTGACAAAGGCCTTGTTGAAAGCAGGGAGAAGGCAAAGGCGCTTATCCTTGAAGGCAATGTCCGTGTAAACGGCCTTGTCGTTGATAAGGCAGGCGCGCTGATAAACCCTGACGATGCATTGGCGTTAGAAAATAAAATACCCTACGTAAGCCGCGGCGGGTTAAAGCTCAAACACGCGATAGACACTTTCGGCATAGATGTGAAAGACAAAACAGCAATGGACGCCGGCGCATCAACAGGGGGATTCACTGACTGCCTGCTCCAGCATGGCGCAAAAAAAGTTTACGCAATAGATGTCGGGTACGGACAATTGGACTGGCGGCTGAGAAACGATCCGCGCGTTATTTTGCTTGAGAAAACAAATATCAGATATCTCGAAGAGATAGTCAGAAGCCAGAAGTCAGAAGTCAGAAGTCAGCGCATGGAAGAACTTATGGAAAACAGAATCGATATCGCGACCATTGATGTCTCTTTCATTTCTCTTCTGAAAGTCATACCGCCAGTTATGAAGTTTCTAAAACCATCCGGCGAAATAATCGCCCTGATAAAGCCGCAGTTCGAGGTAGGCAGAAAAGACGTCGGCAAAGGGGTTGTGAAGGATGAAGGCAAACGGCTTGAGGTTGTAGAAAACATAAAGAGCGAATCAGAAAAAATGGGGCTTGATGTAAAAGGAGTAACCGCTTCCCCGATCAAGGGGCCAAAAGGAAATGTGGAGTATCTTATATATCTGAAGAAAAAAACATAACAGGCAGCGCACAATTACCAGCCGCGAAAAAGCCATCTCTTCCAGTCCCAGAAGTGTATGACCCTTTGCGTAAAATCAACATCTGCGACCCTTGTTGCGAGGTCCCGCAGTTCGGCCCTGTTTTCCTCTATTTTCAGGTCCTGAACTTTTTCGAGGCCGCCGTCGGCAATGAAATGCCTTATCTTCTCAAGCTCCCCGCCGTCAAGCCACACCCCGTGTTTCCTGCACTCGTCAATTATCACGCCTGATATCTGGCCGAAGTTCTTCCTGTTCATCAATTTCCCGCACCTGACGCACGGCACATATTCAACCGTATCTATTGCGGGGCCTTTTTGATATTCATCTTTGAAGTTCTCGTTACGGTAGACATCAGACTCTCTGGTTGAGCGGTGAAATTCTACCTTATCAAGCCACAGCCCCCCGCATTGCGTACAGAGGTCATATTCCTCGCCGTCTTTTCCAATCAGCTTTAGATCGACTTTGCAGCGCGGGCACACCGGAGGAGCAGGCCTGATATCTTCACCGTTCTGCCCGCCGCAAAGAGGGCAGGTTGTGTATTTCACGTTTATATTTTTCCCGCAGTGGGCGCAGCACTTTGTCTTATTTTCTGTCATCGGCATTCACCTGTATTTAATTCGAATTTTGTTTGAAATTTCTTGAGTCCGGGAAAAGAGAACAGGACGAGGTTTTTTGAAGGTTAAAAACAACTGGATTCCGGCTTAAAGACTGCCAGAATGACAGACAAACAGCGCGTCTAATCAGGCACTACTTATAAAGAATCAAACCATATTTTCGCTCATGGCCTGGCGAATTGCGAACATCAGCAGCTCATGATAGTTCCTGAAATTCATTTTCCGTTTGATATGGTCAATGTATGTCTCTATGGTTTTAACGCTGAGATTTAATTTTGCCGAGATCTGCTGTGTCTTCATTCCGAAGCCGATCAACTGAAACACCTCAAGCTCGCGGTTGCTGAGACACGCAACAGGAGAACTTTGGACCTCAAACTGGTTGGGAGCCAACTTGTTTATAATATTTTTCTGTATTTTTTCACTTACGTATATTTCTCCATTCAGGATGGCCCTTATTGCCGATATAACTTTTTCAGGGGCCTCGGTCTTCATAATATATCCATTGGCGCCTGCCCTGAGACAGCGCTCTGCATATGCGGATTCATCATGCATGGAAAAGACCAGAATCAAGATTAACGGATGAAGATTTCGTAAATCCTCCATAAGCCGGAGCCCGCTGCCCTGTCCAAGAGAAATATCAAGGACCGCGATATCAGGCTGGAGCTCTTCAATTCCCTGTATCGCACCTTTATAGTCACAGGCTTCGCCGCAAACAATAAATCCCGTCTCTTTATCAATAAACTGCGCAAGCCCCTGGCGCAGTAAGGGATGGTCGTCAACTATAAATATTTTATGCTTTGATCCCTGTTTCACTTATACCCTGTAAATTCTATAAATTTCTTTTCTGACAGGACAATTGCAAGTACTGGAATAACCAAAAGACATCGAGTAATTACAAAGACTGCTGTTGGATGGCTTTATAAAAATAATCTTGTTATTAATGCCTTCCTCGATTTCGCAAAGGCATTCTTTTTCACCCTGCAGACAGGAAAAATTCATCTGGCATTTATCTGCCTTAGTTAACGTGTCTGCGCTGACTTTAAATTCCGCTCTGTTTCGGCTGCTATGTGTCCCTGTATTCTCTTCCATAATTGCCCCCCTTTGCAGTAGCCCGGCATGTACTCTTAACAAACATGCAATGGCATACTGACAAGCTATATGATATTAGCGGAACAGCCCGATAAAATCACCTGTCCGAAAGGACAGGTATGGTTTTGGCGTGGTTAGGAAAGTGGATGAGGGCTACCGGGGGGCGATTATGCCTTTTTCGATTGCGATCGCTACTGCCTGAGCCCTGTTTACAGCGTTGAGTTTTTGCATGATGTTATTGATGTGGAATTTCACAGTCCGTGCGCTTATATTGAGGATCAGAGAGATGTCGTCTGAATTCTTTCCCTCTATCAGCCAGTTAAGCACTTCCTGCTCCCGCACTGAAATACCGTGGGCATTACTGCTGCTCTGGCGGATAAGGACAGCTTCTTTGATAATTGTTGTTATCTCATTATTCCTGATGGGCTTGGTAATATAATCAAGCGCGCCCAGTTTTATCGCCTGCACAGCGTCCTTTATTTCCCCGTATCCGGTCAGCATGATCACTACTGCGTTCTTGTTTGCCTTCTTGATCTCCTTCAGCACTTCCATCCCGTCAATCCCCGGAAGCCTGATGTCTAACAAAATTATCCCCGGCGAATGTGCGCTGAATTCTTTCAGGGCCTGGATGCCGTCACTCGCGGCAATGGCTTCACATCCCTGAAAGGCTACAATATCCGAAAGGAGCATTCGCATCTCCCGGTCATCGTCAATGATCAGTATTTTTTCCATATCCTGACATACACCTGCTTATTTAGGAAGCTAATAGCTTATTATTAAGAAACTGCGGGATTAAATCAACCCGAAATAATTCCACTCTTTGAAAAAGAGGGGTCAGGGGAGATTTTCTAAGTCAATGATTCAATACCTTATATTTTATGTCCTGTTTGATGAGTGTCTCAAGGACAGTGTCAAGGTGAGGTTTCTTGCAATCAACCTTGCTGATATTCCCGTCTCTCACGTAAGTCATGTAGCGGCAGCCTCCGAAACACAGCGGCAAATACTCACATTCAGGACATTCTCCGGTCTTCCACATTAGGGGACTATGAGAATCGGCGTAATCTGCCACACCGAGTAGAAGAGTGCCTGTTTCAAAACCCTTCCTCCCGATAAATGAAGGGCACTTGTAGATGCCGCCGTCGTAATTGACCACAAAATAATCAGTAACATCCACCTGACATGGCGACGGGGAAATAGTTGCCGTTTTATAGCCCCTTTTCAAGATTTCCTCTCTCAACGACACCACCGCTTGAGCAACCCACGGCTCATTGACGGACATAAACCCGTCTGCATAATCAACGGGAGCTTTTATGTCTTTGGGATTTTCCATCACCGGATTAAAATTCACTTCATGTATCTTCTCCGGGGTGAGCCCTTTTTCGTCAAAATAGACAAACAGGAGGGGGAACTTGTTGAAGTTTGTTTTTTGGTAATTGCCTCCGATGCCGATCTTCACAATATCGCAGGTCTCTCGGATATTGTTCACAATAGTGTCAAAACTTCCCGCCCCTGTCTTAAACGGACGGGTTGTGTTGTGTATTTCAGGAGTCCCATCAAGGGTTACCTTAATACCTCTCAGACCGAGCCCGGCGAGCTCTTCCGCGATCCGCCTTTTAAAAAGAGAGCCGTTTGTAACGAGAGTGAAAGTATATTTTGCCTCATTGCTTTCTGCAAAAGACTTCATCTCCCCGGAGATGGATTTAATGAGACCCGTGCTCAACAGCGGCTCCCCGCCGTAGAAGTCTATGTTGATAGTTTTCTTGCCGGGAGTAAATTTATTTTTGATGAAATCTGTCAGAAGCCCTGCCGTCTCATCAGTCATGTAGAACTTGCCTTTCATGCCACCTTCGTAGCAATACACGCAGTTGAAGTTGCAGTCGAGGTTGATTATGGCAGAAACATTCAATGTCCGGTTCTTCGCGTTGATCTCATCTAACATCCCCAGCGCTTCCCGCTTTTCAGCTTCAACGTCAGGGACGATCATACCGAGCTTTAACAGGACTGCTTCGTTTGCAGGAGAGAGGCTGCCATTTATTATGGAATTGAATGTCTCTTCTTTTAAGAGAACCTTTGATGATCTCTTTGTGGAGTAAAGGAGCAGATAGCCGGGCTTCCCCTCAAAGGGGTAGACTCTTGTATAGTGAGAGAGTTTCATTTGATTTGATAAAAAAAGGGGAGGCTTATCTTCCCCTTCAAAACCTTACTTATCTTACTGCTGATTGTGGAGAAGCCTTGCAGCACGCCATATCGGTTGCCAACTCATCAACACTTACGCCCTCTTCCAGCACAATGATTTCTTCTTTTTTCATATTCCCTCCTGTAAAAAGATTTATCCTGCAAACAGGATTCCTTATTCTACACAAAAAATGCTCTACGTCAATTAAAATTTTATCCTAACTCCTGCCTCCGTCCACCTGCGAGGGTTCTTCCTGTCACCAAAGTCATATTGTGAACCGTTAAAGAGATTATGTGCGGTCAGGAAAACATCAGCGTTAATTTTTTCTTTGGAATAAATCCCCTTCCGGAGATTCAGGTCCCAGATAAAATCGT from Nitrospirota bacterium includes these protein-coding regions:
- a CDS encoding TlyA family RNA methyltransferase yields the protein MKKIRLDQLLFDKGLVESREKAKALILEGNVRVNGLVVDKAGALINPDDALALENKIPYVSRGGLKLKHAIDTFGIDVKDKTAMDAGASTGGFTDCLLQHGAKKVYAIDVGYGQLDWRLRNDPRVILLEKTNIRYLEEIVRSQKSEVRSQRMEELMENRIDIATIDVSFISLLKVIPPVMKFLKPSGEIIALIKPQFEVGRKDVGKGVVKDEGKRLEVVENIKSESEKMGLDVKGVTASPIKGPKGNVEYLIYLKKKT
- the gptM gene encoding geopeptide radical SAM maturase, with protein sequence MKLSHYTRVYPFEGKPGYLLLYSTKRSSKVLLKEETFNSIINGSLSPANEAVLLKLGMIVPDVEAEKREALGMLDEINAKNRTLNVSAIINLDCNFNCVYCYEGGMKGKFYMTDETAGLLTDFIKNKFTPGKKTINIDFYGGEPLLSTGLIKSISGEMKSFAESNEAKYTFTLVTNGSLFKRRIAEELAGLGLRGIKVTLDGTPEIHNTTRPFKTGAGSFDTIVNNIRETCDIVKIGIGGNYQKTNFNKFPLLFVYFDEKGLTPEKIHEVNFNPVMENPKDIKAPVDYADGFMSVNEPWVAQAVVSLREEILKRGYKTATISPSPCQVDVTDYFVVNYDGGIYKCPSFIGRKGFETGTLLLGVADYADSHSPLMWKTGECPECEYLPLCFGGCRYMTYVRDGNISKVDCKKPHLDTVLETLIKQDIKYKVLNH
- a CDS encoding zf-TFIIB domain-containing protein, with protein sequence MTENKTKCCAHCGKNINVKYTTCPLCGGQNGEDIRPAPPVCPRCKVDLKLIGKDGEEYDLCTQCGGLWLDKVEFHRSTRESDVYRNENFKDEYQKGPAIDTVEYVPCVRCGKLMNRKNFGQISGVIIDECRKHGVWLDGGELEKIRHFIADGGLEKVQDLKIEENRAELRDLATRVADVDFTQRVIHFWDWKRWLFRGW
- a CDS encoding response regulator — translated: MEKILIIDDDREMRMLLSDIVAFQGCEAIAASDGIQALKEFSAHSPGIILLDIRLPGIDGMEVLKEIKKANKNAVVIMLTGYGEIKDAVQAIKLGALDYITKPIRNNEITTIIKEAVLIRQSSSNAHGISVREQEVLNWLIEGKNSDDISLILNISARTVKFHINNIMQKLNAVNRAQAVAIAIEKGIIAPR
- a CDS encoding response regulator transcription factor, with translation MKQGSKHKIFIVDDHPLLRQGLAQFIDKETGFIVCGEACDYKGAIQGIEELQPDIAVLDISLGQGSGLRLMEDLRNLHPLILILVFSMHDESAYAERCLRAGANGYIMKTEAPEKVISAIRAILNGEIYVSEKIQKNIINKLAPNQFEVQSSPVACLSNRELEVFQLIGFGMKTQQISAKLNLSVKTIETYIDHIKRKMNFRNYHELLMFAIRQAMSENMV